Proteins encoded within one genomic window of Bacillus thuringiensis:
- a CDS encoding undecaprenyl-diphosphate phosphatase: MEQFYYILKYLILGLFQGLTEPIPISSSGHLVLAQHLLGLKIEGFSFELLVNSASLLAVLLIYRNDLIRLTKNGLSYIFTRAEDTKSDFFFIIYLVIATIPAGVIGVLFKDYIDQYLKGVKMVGISLLITAVGLWIIRNLRGRKNDGDLSMKDAIIVGLAQACALIPGISRSGATIVAAMLLGMKQETALRFSFLLYIPVSLGGLLLSITDIAKDPNLSTLFVPYVVAFIATFIMTYISLKWFMNIMAKGNLKYFSFYCIIVGVLTLIFL, from the coding sequence ATGGAACAATTTTACTACATTTTAAAATATTTAATTCTTGGTCTGTTCCAAGGACTAACAGAACCAATTCCGATTTCTTCAAGCGGTCACCTCGTTTTAGCACAGCATTTGCTAGGACTAAAAATAGAAGGGTTTAGCTTCGAACTACTTGTTAATTCAGCTTCATTATTAGCTGTATTACTTATTTATAGAAATGATTTAATTCGTCTAACGAAGAATGGTCTATCTTATATATTTACAAGAGCGGAAGACACAAAATCAGATTTCTTCTTTATTATTTATCTTGTGATTGCGACTATTCCAGCAGGTGTTATTGGTGTTTTATTTAAAGATTACATCGATCAGTACTTAAAAGGTGTGAAGATGGTTGGGATTTCCCTTCTTATTACTGCTGTCGGCCTTTGGATTATTAGAAACTTGCGTGGACGTAAAAATGATGGTGACCTTTCTATGAAAGATGCAATCATCGTCGGATTAGCACAAGCTTGCGCACTAATCCCTGGAATTAGCCGATCAGGTGCAACAATCGTAGCAGCGATGTTACTTGGTATGAAACAAGAAACAGCCCTTCGTTTCTCCTTCTTACTATATATCCCTGTTAGCTTAGGTGGTTTATTACTAAGTATTACAGACATTGCAAAAGATCCAAATCTAAGCACTTTATTCGTACCATATGTCGTTGCATTTATCGCAACATTTATCATGACGTATATTTCGTTAAAATGGTTTATGAACATTATGGCAAAAGGAAATTTAAAATATTTCTCTTTCTATTGCATTATCGTAGGTGTACTTACTCTTATTTTCTTATAA
- a CDS encoding VanZ family protein, with protein sequence MTAYLFPVKTAFILFPFLAMFLLIPFLIFNYRKYGYLNKWRSFILYSLLLYLLNAYFLVILPLPQTYDTCSLQPANTQHMQLSPFYFMQEISNHTSAILTKPVTYFYLLKESAFLQVAFNVLLTVPFGIYLRYYFRRSFLQTICISFCLSLFFELTQVTGLYGIYNCAYRLFDIDDLFLNTLGGVIGFIIAPIFTYFLPKANELDSHIDLETKPVGFVRRFIAMQIDWIFLSIVVPVIKNKGNSFFASNIQSYTNIYELIFITCSIFIYFIIIPYFTNGRTIGKALLRIYVKGKSDRITLKELFIRYGIFYFVLGGINYILSSSSILNLKEPLVLVVILLFQLVINGLFIIHVLLHVFSRDKLLFYEHISQTRNAIVLKKADK encoded by the coding sequence TTGACTGCATATTTATTTCCAGTAAAAACAGCATTTATTTTATTTCCTTTTTTAGCAATGTTTCTCTTAATACCTTTTTTAATATTTAACTACCGAAAGTATGGTTATTTAAATAAATGGCGTTCATTTATTTTGTACTCATTATTACTTTACTTATTAAATGCCTATTTTCTTGTGATTTTGCCGTTACCACAAACATATGATACTTGTAGCCTACAACCGGCTAATACGCAGCACATGCAACTATCACCATTTTATTTCATGCAAGAAATTAGTAATCATACCTCGGCAATTTTAACGAAACCAGTTACTTATTTCTACCTATTAAAAGAATCTGCGTTTTTACAAGTAGCATTTAACGTTCTATTAACCGTTCCATTCGGTATTTACTTACGCTATTATTTCCGACGTAGTTTCTTACAAACAATTTGTATTTCTTTTTGTCTTTCACTCTTTTTCGAGCTAACACAAGTGACTGGACTATACGGTATCTACAATTGTGCCTACCGCTTATTTGATATAGACGATCTGTTTTTAAATACATTAGGCGGCGTAATTGGTTTTATTATTGCACCAATATTTACGTACTTCCTTCCGAAAGCAAATGAATTAGATAGTCATATTGATTTAGAAACGAAACCAGTCGGATTCGTTCGTCGCTTTATCGCGATGCAAATTGATTGGATTTTCTTATCCATCGTTGTACCTGTCATTAAAAACAAAGGAAATTCTTTCTTTGCTTCTAATATTCAATCTTACACGAACATATACGAACTCATTTTTATAACGTGTTCGATCTTTATTTACTTTATTATCATTCCGTACTTTACGAATGGAAGGACAATTGGTAAAGCATTACTTCGTATTTACGTGAAAGGAAAATCAGATCGTATTACGTTGAAAGAACTATTCATCCGTTATGGTATATTCTATTTCGTTTTAGGTGGAATCAATTATATTCTTTCTAGTAGCTCTATCTTAAATCTTAAAGAGCCTTTAGTATTAGTAGTTATATTATTATTCCAACTCGTAATTAACGGCCTATTCATTATTCATGTTTTATTACATGTATTTAGTCGTGATAAGTTACTATTTTACGAGCACATTAGTCAAACAAGAAATGCGATCGTACTAAAAAAAGCTGACAAGTAA
- a CDS encoding methyl-accepting chemotaxis protein — protein sequence MFTQKKSLQHKIDQLENRIQELEAELKQKDIEKQETISSIHDRVQSVVQEHNLVNNQHHTLQNLVQQLSSCFENVSTRTTHSNELNNEMLQKEQSLIQSIEEIIDCSNEGKESVHRLLIVINKLGEQSQRTSNSMNHLSERSKEIEQIVEVIQNIAAQTNLLALNASIEAARAGEHGKGFAVVANEVRKLAESTAESTKNIGNLTKKIQEEIEKAYDNTKDNLHLVDEGVEMSADTNARIENILIMIQTLQNGATNVIKAIENQKSCNDDILREFANTQQMFQKLNTTIMNHIHDAEKVDVQLTKSLEETVVSH from the coding sequence ATGTTTACTCAAAAGAAATCACTCCAACATAAAATTGATCAATTAGAAAATCGTATACAGGAACTAGAAGCAGAATTAAAACAAAAAGATATTGAAAAACAAGAGACTATTTCTTCTATCCACGATCGTGTACAAAGCGTTGTTCAAGAGCATAACCTTGTAAATAACCAGCACCATACACTTCAAAATTTAGTTCAACAATTAAGTTCATGTTTCGAAAATGTTTCAACGCGTACAACACATTCCAATGAATTGAATAACGAAATGTTACAAAAAGAACAAAGCTTAATTCAGTCAATTGAAGAAATTATTGACTGCTCTAATGAAGGAAAAGAATCTGTTCATCGTTTACTTATTGTAATTAATAAATTAGGTGAACAATCTCAGCGAACGTCTAATAGTATGAATCATTTAAGTGAACGCTCAAAAGAAATCGAGCAAATTGTAGAAGTCATTCAAAACATTGCAGCACAAACGAATTTACTTGCTTTAAATGCGAGTATTGAAGCTGCGCGCGCTGGAGAGCACGGTAAAGGATTCGCTGTCGTTGCTAATGAAGTAAGAAAGCTAGCGGAAAGTACAGCGGAAAGTACAAAAAACATCGGCAACTTAACGAAAAAAATTCAAGAAGAAATTGAAAAAGCATACGATAACACAAAAGATAACTTGCATTTAGTCGATGAAGGCGTAGAAATGAGTGCCGATACAAACGCTAGAATTGAAAATATTTTAATTATGATTCAAACGTTACAAAACGGTGCTACTAATGTTATTAAAGCTATCGAAAACCAAAAGTCTTGTAATGATGATATATTACGAGAATTCGCTAATACACAACAAATGTTCCAAAAGCTAAATACTACTATTATGAATCACATTCATGATGCTGAGAAAGTCGATGTTCAATTAACGAAAAGTCTTGAAGAAACAGTAGTTTCTCATTAA